The Prevotella sp. E9-3 genome has a window encoding:
- a CDS encoding oxaloacetate decarboxylase gives MSKKKIKFSLVYRDMWQSSGKFQPRKDQLARIAPVIIDMGCFARVETNGGAFEQVNLMAGENPNEAVRAFCKPFNEVGIQTHMLDRGLNALRMYPVPDDVRELMYKVKKAQGVDIPRIFCGLNDTRNIIPSIKWAKAAGMIPQATLCITTSPVHTVEYYSRIADEVIAAGAEEICLKDMAGIGQPAMLGALTKAIKTKHPDILIQYHGHSGPGLSMASILEVCNNGADIIDTAIEPLSWGKVHPDIISVQSMLKNEGFEVEDINMNAYMQARSLTQEFIDEWLGYFINPANKHMSSLLLGCGLPGGMMGSMMADLGPIQTMINKLREKKGETALTMDDMLVKLFNEVEYVWPKVGYPPLVTPFSQYTKNIALMNLLTMEQGKGRYVMMDDAIWGMILGKSGKVPGTIDPELVELAKSQKREFTDADPHTLIPNALEGFKKEMDENGWDYGQDNEELFELAMHPEQYRPFKSGQAKKQFLADLQKAKDAKLGGGKVSAEEIAALKHAKADALVAPSAGQIFYEFNGDGECAPCIEPFIGQTYKEGQTFCYLQEKWGEIVPVPAALGGKLVDVQAKQGAKVRKGDVLAWIEREK, from the coding sequence ATGAGCAAGAAAAAGATTAAGTTTAGTCTTGTCTATCGTGACATGTGGCAGTCGAGCGGTAAGTTCCAGCCACGTAAGGATCAGTTGGCACGTATTGCGCCGGTTATTATTGACATGGGATGTTTTGCCCGTGTAGAAACCAATGGTGGAGCGTTTGAGCAAGTGAACCTGATGGCAGGCGAGAATCCAAACGAAGCCGTTCGCGCTTTCTGTAAGCCTTTCAATGAAGTTGGTATTCAGACCCACATGTTGGATCGTGGCCTTAACGCTTTGCGCATGTATCCAGTGCCCGACGACGTTCGCGAACTGATGTACAAAGTGAAGAAAGCTCAAGGCGTTGACATTCCCCGTATTTTCTGTGGTTTGAACGATACACGTAATATTATCCCCTCTATCAAGTGGGCAAAGGCTGCCGGTATGATTCCCCAGGCCACACTTTGTATCACAACATCGCCTGTGCATACTGTTGAATATTACAGCCGTATTGCTGACGAGGTGATTGCTGCCGGTGCAGAAGAAATCTGCTTGAAGGATATGGCTGGTATCGGACAGCCTGCCATGCTGGGCGCACTGACCAAGGCTATCAAGACCAAGCATCCCGATATTCTCATTCAGTATCACGGACACTCAGGCCCCGGATTGTCAATGGCTTCAATCCTCGAAGTTTGTAACAATGGCGCTGATATCATCGATACTGCTATCGAGCCTCTGAGCTGGGGTAAGGTTCATCCCGATATCATCTCTGTTCAGTCGATGCTGAAGAACGAGGGCTTTGAGGTGGAAGATATCAATATGAATGCCTATATGCAGGCTCGTAGCCTCACACAGGAGTTTATCGACGAATGGTTGGGCTATTTCATTAATCCTGCCAACAAGCACATGTCGTCTCTGTTGCTTGGTTGCGGACTGCCTGGTGGTATGATGGGCTCGATGATGGCCGACCTTGGTCCTATCCAGACCATGATCAACAAACTGCGCGAGAAGAAGGGTGAGACTGCTCTCACCATGGACGATATGCTGGTGAAACTCTTCAACGAGGTAGAGTATGTATGGCCAAAGGTTGGTTATCCCCCATTGGTAACTCCTTTCTCTCAATATACCAAGAACATTGCTCTGATGAACCTTCTCACTATGGAGCAGGGCAAGGGTCGCTACGTAATGATGGACGATGCTATCTGGGGCATGATTCTCGGTAAGAGCGGTAAAGTGCCTGGCACTATCGATCCTGAATTGGTCGAACTTGCAAAATCTCAGAAGCGTGAGTTCACCGATGCTGATCCTCACACACTCATTCCAAATGCGCTTGAAGGATTCAAGAAGGAAATGGACGAGAACGGATGGGACTACGGACAGGACAACGAAGAACTCTTCGAACTGGCTATGCACCCCGAACAGTACCGTCCTTTCAAGAGCGGTCAGGCAAAGAAACAATTCCTCGCTGATCTGCAGAAAGCTAAAGATGCAAAACTTGGCGGCGGTAAGGTCTCAGCAGAAGAGATTGCAGCCTTGAAACATGCTAAGGCCGACGCTTTGGTGGCTCCTTCAGCAGGTCAGATTTTCTATGAGTTCAATGGCGACGGTGAGTGCGCTCCATGCATTGAGCCATTCATTGGTCAGACTTATAAAGAAGGTCAGACATTCTGCTATCTGCAGGAGAAGTGGGGCGAGATTGTTCCTGTACCAGCTGCACTCGGCGGTAAGCTTGTTGACGTACAGGCTAAGCAGGGCGCAAAAGTCCGTAAGGGCGATGTGCTGGCTTGGATTGAGCGTGAAAAATAA
- a CDS encoding lipocalin family protein yields the protein MKRFSFPLILTALLMMACGGQQETAPIDNNGVDSLSAPLEGDSTIYGLACDGCTDTILVFLPIDDISANPDTFNILNATRRRHIFGRLSTGDKVAVVRNAKDSTVADYVIDMENLRETWCYQVMPTLHVRADMEGHSEKQIVKNLPDSIQQLLSIPREYSIHIKGDHTVRSIGTFKWNEDEDNVIDYPRIKRYGQWHLFNGRLLLTEMAMDSLGQNHPVSTDTAEFILMNRDTLILQFNDGLRHYYPKKE from the coding sequence ATGAAAAGATTTTCATTTCCATTGATTTTGACCGCTCTGCTGATGATGGCTTGTGGCGGTCAGCAGGAAACTGCGCCAATAGACAACAATGGTGTTGACTCGCTGTCAGCTCCACTTGAAGGTGACTCTACCATTTACGGACTGGCCTGCGACGGATGCACTGACACCATTCTGGTGTTCCTACCTATTGACGACATTTCGGCCAACCCCGACACGTTCAACATTTTGAATGCTACGCGCCGCCGTCACATTTTCGGGCGCCTGAGTACTGGCGACAAAGTTGCCGTAGTGCGCAACGCAAAGGATTCAACCGTAGCCGACTATGTAATTGACATGGAAAATCTTCGCGAGACGTGGTGCTACCAGGTGATGCCAACCCTTCATGTCAGGGCCGACATGGAAGGACATTCTGAGAAGCAGATCGTGAAAAACCTTCCCGACTCAATCCAGCAACTACTCTCTATTCCCCGTGAATATAGCATTCATATAAAAGGCGATCATACTGTGCGTTCCATAGGAACCTTCAAATGGAATGAGGACGAAGACAATGTGATAGACTATCCTCGCATTAAGCGCTATGGTCAATGGCATTTATTCAACGGTCGTCTTCTTCTCACTGAGATGGCAATGGACTCGCTGGGACAGAATCATCCTGTAAGCACCGATACCGCTGAATTCATTTTAATGAATCGTGATACACTGATTCTGCAATTCAACGACGGATTACGTCATTATTATCCAAAGAAAGAGTAA
- the queF gene encoding preQ(1) synthase — protein sequence MDTNRKQEGLHLLGNDTDYAATYAPEVLETFQNRHPENDYWVQFNCPEFTSLCPITGQPDFAEIKIQYIPGERMVESKSLKLYLFSFRNHGDFHEDCVNIIMKDLVKLMQPKYIEVIGLFMPRGGISIYPYANYGQPGTKYEELASQRLMQHQLV from the coding sequence ATGGATACAAACAGAAAACAAGAAGGGTTGCACTTGCTGGGTAATGATACCGACTATGCTGCAACTTATGCTCCTGAAGTGCTGGAAACATTTCAGAACCGTCATCCCGAAAACGATTATTGGGTTCAGTTTAACTGCCCTGAGTTCACCAGTCTTTGTCCCATTACCGGACAGCCTGACTTTGCAGAGATAAAGATTCAGTATATTCCAGGTGAACGTATGGTGGAGAGTAAGAGTTTGAAACTTTATCTGTTCTCTTTCCGTAATCATGGCGATTTTCATGAGGACTGTGTGAACATCATCATGAAAGATTTGGTGAAACTGATGCAGCCCAAGTATATTGAGGTGATCGGACTCTTCATGCCTCGTGGCGGTATCAGCATTTATCCTTATGCCAACTATGGTCAGCCTGGTACAAAGTATGAAGAACTGGCCTCACAACGACTGATGCAGCATCAGCTTGTTTAA
- the gdhA gene encoding NADP-specific glutamate dehydrogenase encodes MEVEKIMQNLERKHPGELEYLQAVREVLESIKDVYNQHPEFEKAKIVERIVEPERITTFRVPWVDDKGEVQVNIGYRVQFNSAIGPYKGGLRFHPSVNLSILKFLGFEQTFKNALTTLPMGGGKGGSDFAPRGKSEAEIMRFCQAFMMELYKVIGPDMDVPAGDIGVGGREIGYLFGMYKKLTSQFHGATLTGKGIEWGGSILRPEATGFGALYFVNHMMQTHGLDIKGKTIAISGFGNVAWGAAKKATELGAKVITISGPDGYIYDPAGLDAEKIDYLLELRSSGNDICSPYAEEFEGAQFFEGKKPWEQKADIYLPCATQNELNGDDADRILAQKPLCVAEVSNMGCTADAVNKFVAAGQLFAPGKAVNAGGVATSGLEMTQNSMRMSWTAAEVDQRLHHIMQGIHEQCVKYGKEPSGYINYVKGANVAGFMKVAKAMMAQGIV; translated from the coding sequence ATGGAAGTGGAGAAAATTATGCAGAACCTGGAGCGGAAGCACCCAGGTGAATTGGAGTACCTCCAAGCTGTAAGAGAAGTGCTGGAATCAATAAAGGATGTGTACAACCAGCATCCTGAGTTTGAGAAAGCAAAAATAGTTGAACGCATTGTAGAACCGGAGCGCATCACTACCTTCCGAGTACCCTGGGTCGATGACAAGGGCGAGGTTCAGGTGAACATCGGTTATCGTGTGCAGTTCAACAGTGCCATTGGCCCATACAAAGGCGGACTGCGTTTCCACCCCTCGGTGAACCTTTCCATCCTGAAGTTCCTGGGCTTTGAGCAAACATTCAAAAACGCACTGACCACATTGCCTATGGGCGGTGGTAAAGGCGGTAGCGATTTTGCTCCACGTGGCAAGAGTGAGGCAGAGATCATGCGTTTCTGTCAAGCATTTATGATGGAACTATACAAGGTGATTGGTCCCGATATGGACGTACCTGCCGGTGATATCGGCGTTGGTGGCCGTGAGATTGGCTATCTGTTCGGAATGTACAAGAAACTGACCTCACAGTTCCACGGTGCCACCCTTACGGGTAAAGGCATTGAGTGGGGCGGCAGTATTCTTCGTCCGGAAGCCACTGGATTTGGTGCACTCTATTTCGTAAATCACATGATGCAGACCCATGGCCTCGACATCAAAGGAAAGACAATAGCCATCTCTGGATTCGGCAACGTGGCCTGGGGTGCTGCCAAGAAAGCTACCGAACTGGGAGCTAAGGTTATCACCATCAGTGGTCCCGACGGATATATCTATGATCCTGCCGGACTGGATGCCGAGAAGATTGACTACCTATTGGAATTGCGTTCAAGTGGTAACGACATCTGTTCGCCCTATGCCGAGGAGTTTGAGGGAGCACAGTTCTTCGAGGGAAAGAAGCCTTGGGAACAGAAAGCTGACATCTATCTGCCTTGCGCTACCCAGAACGAATTGAACGGCGACGATGCCGACCGTATTCTGGCTCAGAAGCCGCTTTGCGTGGCTGAGGTGTCAAACATGGGTTGTACCGCCGATGCCGTAAACAAGTTTGTGGCTGCTGGTCAGTTGTTTGCTCCTGGCAAGGCTGTCAATGCAGGAGGTGTGGCCACCAGCGGATTGGAAATGACCCAGAACTCTATGCGCATGTCGTGGACAGCAGCTGAGGTAGATCAGCGTTTGCACCACATTATGCAGGGTATCCACGAGCAGTGCGTCAAGTACGGCAAGGAGCCTTCTGGATACATCAACTATGTGAAAGGTGCCAATGTGGCTGGCTTCATGAAGGTTGCCAAAGCCATGATGGCTCAAGGTATAGTATAA
- a CDS encoding septal ring lytic transglycosylase RlpA family protein, which produces MKSKGFVTTIDHRRIIILCAFLFNSFTNSSLFTFRSSLLHAQLKDGLASYYSRRATGGRTASGERLHHDSMTCAHRTFPLGTLLRVTNIDNGKSVIVRVNDRGPYVRNRIIDLSWKAAKEIGILAKGVAHVTVEEAYSITIPLLAPAMRFELPRVEEMNVELPDTLRAIWQEDELIVHPKKKNKNRKNKG; this is translated from the coding sequence GTGAAGAGTAAAGGATTTGTTACAACTATAGACCATCGACGCATAATCATCTTATGTGCCTTTCTATTCAATTCATTTACAAATTCTTCACTCTTCACTTTTCGTTCCTCACTTCTTCATGCTCAACTCAAAGATGGATTAGCCTCCTATTACTCCCGTCGCGCTACTGGAGGTAGAACCGCCAGTGGGGAGCGGCTTCACCACGACTCTATGACCTGTGCTCACCGCACCTTTCCACTCGGAACCCTATTGAGAGTAACGAATATAGACAATGGCAAATCGGTGATAGTACGTGTGAACGACCGCGGTCCCTATGTACGGAATCGTATTATTGACCTATCATGGAAAGCGGCTAAGGAAATTGGCATATTGGCTAAGGGAGTAGCCCATGTCACTGTGGAAGAGGCTTATAGCATTACCATTCCATTGCTGGCTCCAGCCATGCGTTTTGAGTTGCCGCGCGTAGAAGAAATGAATGTTGAATTGCCCGACACGCTACGTGCTATCTGGCAAGAAGACGAACTCATTGTTCATCCAAAGAAAAAGAATAAAAACAGAAAAAACAAAGGCTAA
- a CDS encoding PEP/pyruvate-binding domain-containing protein, protein MANIPQEFNNFFLKDVSFVNLMTRRIFNVLIVANPYDAFMLEDDGRVDEKVFDEYTELGMRYPPTFKQVSTTEEANTVLQNTNIDLVICMPGTADNDAFTVAREVKSQHPNIPCVVLTPFSHGITKRMQDEDMSIFDYVFCWLGNTNLILSIIKLIEDQMNLEHDIIEAGVQMILLVEDNIRFYSSILPNLYNYILAQSKRFSTEALNPHAAAQRKRGRPKVVLATNYEEALTIYAKYHDNVLGVISDTRFPLHTMAGRLSHIEEGDAEAGLKLLRQIRKCDEYVPLILQSSEVKNQQKAYDEGYDFLDKNSKKFNVDLRHLLEEHMGFGDFIFRDPETHEEVARVSSLKELQDNIFKIPHDSLMHHIRRNHMSRWLCARAIFPVSQFLKHVTWHKLQDVDAHRQIIFDAIVQYRRMKNIGVVAVFDRLKFDRYAHFARIGEGSLGGKGRGLAFLDNIIKRHPELNQFEKASVQIPKTVVLCTDFFDEFMDKNNLWTIALSDAPDEEILQHFLHAQLPDTLIADFFTFFDAIKSPIAIRSSSLLEDSHYQPFAGIYSTYMIPYLEDKYEMLRMLACAIKSVYASVYYRDSKAYMTATQNVIDQEKMAVILQEVVGQQYGDLYYPTFSGVLRSLNYYPIGDETAEEGIASLALGLGKYIVDGGQTLRVSPYHPHQILQTSEMETALRDTQTRFYALDMSHVGDDFKVDDGFNIKKIRVKQADQDGSLRYIASTFDPIDQVIRPGLYEGGRKIISFDGVLQQGIFPLPELLQLCQKLGADEMRRPVEIEFACNLYNGENGNEHGELGAFYLLQIRPIVDSKQVLDEDLQKIPDEDCLLRSNNSLGHGISEDVVDVVYVKTDENFTAANNPQIASEIEQINRRFLDGEFIIPNNDSESDCNVVKGANYVLVGPGRWGSSDYWLGIPVKWPHISAARVIVEAGLKNYHVDPSQGTHFFQNLTSFGVGYFTINTYTGDGVFQKEILDSMPAISETEHVRHVRFSSPLKIMMDGKKQTGVVLLPEE, encoded by the coding sequence ATGGCCAATATCCCACAAGAATTCAACAATTTTTTCCTGAAAGATGTGTCGTTCGTTAACCTTATGACACGACGCATTTTCAATGTTCTCATTGTGGCAAACCCCTACGACGCCTTCATGCTTGAAGACGATGGGCGAGTTGATGAAAAAGTGTTCGATGAATATACCGAACTGGGCATGCGCTACCCACCTACCTTCAAACAGGTTTCTACTACGGAAGAGGCCAACACCGTACTTCAGAATACAAATATTGACTTGGTAATCTGTATGCCTGGTACTGCCGACAACGATGCTTTTACTGTGGCGCGCGAAGTGAAGAGTCAGCACCCCAATATTCCTTGCGTGGTGCTTACCCCATTCTCGCATGGCATTACCAAGCGCATGCAAGACGAGGATATGTCAATCTTCGACTATGTGTTCTGCTGGCTGGGCAACACGAATCTGATTCTGTCTATCATCAAACTGATTGAGGATCAGATGAACCTGGAACACGATATTATTGAAGCGGGAGTTCAGATGATTCTTTTGGTTGAAGACAACATCCGCTTCTATTCGTCAATATTGCCCAATCTCTATAATTATATTCTGGCTCAGAGCAAGCGTTTCTCTACAGAGGCATTGAACCCGCACGCCGCTGCCCAGCGTAAACGCGGACGCCCCAAGGTTGTGCTGGCCACAAACTATGAAGAGGCGCTAACCATTTATGCAAAATATCACGACAATGTACTGGGCGTCATCAGCGATACGCGTTTCCCTTTGCATACGATGGCCGGCCGACTCTCGCATATCGAAGAAGGCGATGCCGAAGCAGGACTGAAACTCCTTCGTCAGATTCGTAAATGCGATGAGTACGTTCCGTTGATTCTGCAAAGTTCGGAGGTTAAGAACCAGCAGAAAGCTTATGATGAGGGTTACGATTTCCTGGACAAGAACTCCAAGAAGTTCAATGTTGACCTGCGACACTTGCTTGAAGAGCACATGGGCTTTGGCGATTTTATTTTCCGCGACCCTGAAACTCACGAAGAAGTAGCACGTGTATCGTCACTGAAAGAACTACAGGACAATATCTTCAAGATTCCGCACGACTCCCTCATGCACCACATCCGCCGTAACCACATGAGCCGCTGGTTGTGCGCCCGTGCCATCTTCCCTGTTTCGCAGTTCCTGAAACATGTCACATGGCACAAGCTGCAGGATGTTGATGCCCACCGTCAGATCATTTTCGATGCTATCGTACAATATCGCAGAATGAAGAATATCGGCGTGGTTGCCGTATTCGACCGGTTGAAGTTCGACCGCTACGCTCATTTTGCCCGTATCGGTGAAGGCTCTTTAGGCGGAAAAGGGCGTGGCCTGGCTTTCCTGGACAATATCATCAAAAGGCATCCGGAACTGAACCAATTCGAAAAGGCATCCGTACAAATACCGAAAACGGTTGTACTATGCACGGACTTCTTCGACGAATTCATGGACAAGAACAATCTGTGGACGATTGCCCTTAGCGATGCCCCCGACGAAGAAATTCTCCAGCATTTCCTACATGCTCAATTGCCTGACACGCTGATAGCCGACTTCTTCACCTTCTTCGATGCCATCAAGAGTCCTATAGCCATACGCTCCAGTTCGCTGCTCGAAGACAGTCACTACCAGCCTTTTGCCGGTATCTACTCCACCTATATGATTCCATATCTGGAGGATAAATACGAGATGCTGCGCATGCTGGCCTGTGCCATCAAGAGTGTTTATGCATCGGTTTACTACCGCGACTCAAAGGCTTACATGACAGCCACCCAGAATGTCATAGACCAAGAAAAAATGGCTGTTATCCTACAGGAAGTAGTGGGCCAGCAGTATGGTGACCTCTACTACCCCACTTTCTCGGGCGTGTTGCGTTCACTGAACTACTACCCAATTGGCGATGAAACGGCCGAAGAGGGTATTGCATCGCTGGCTTTAGGTTTAGGAAAATATATTGTAGATGGCGGACAGACACTTCGCGTGTCGCCCTACCATCCCCATCAGATTCTTCAAACCAGTGAAATGGAGACTGCCCTTCGCGACACACAGACACGTTTCTATGCACTCGACATGAGTCATGTGGGTGACGACTTTAAGGTTGATGATGGATTCAACATCAAAAAGATTCGTGTAAAGCAGGCCGACCAGGATGGTTCGCTGCGCTACATAGCCTCAACTTTCGATCCCATCGACCAAGTTATTCGTCCTGGGTTGTACGAAGGTGGTCGGAAAATCATCTCGTTCGACGGTGTACTTCAACAAGGCATATTCCCCTTGCCAGAACTATTGCAGTTATGTCAGAAATTAGGAGCTGATGAGATGCGCCGACCTGTTGAGATAGAGTTTGCCTGCAATCTGTACAACGGAGAAAACGGGAACGAGCATGGTGAGCTTGGCGCTTTCTATCTGCTTCAAATCCGTCCCATCGTTGATTCCAAACAAGTGCTCGACGAAGACCTTCAGAAGATTCCCGATGAAGACTGTCTGCTACGTTCCAACAACTCGTTGGGCCATGGCATTTCTGAAGATGTGGTGGATGTGGTCTATGTGAAGACTGACGAGAACTTCACCGCAGCCAACAATCCTCAGATAGCCAGTGAGATAGAACAGATAAACCGTCGTTTCCTGGATGGAGAGTTCATTATACCCAACAACGACAGCGAAAGCGACTGTAATGTTGTGAAGGGAGCCAACTATGTCCTTGTTGGTCCAGGCCGATGGGGCTCAAGTGACTATTGGTTGGGTATTCCTGTGAAATGGCCTCATATTTCGGCAGCACGCGTCATAGTGGAAGCAGGATTGAAAAACTATCATGTCGATCCTTCGCAAGGCACCCATTTCTTCCAGAACCTCACATCCTTCGGTGTGGGCTATTTCACCATCAACACCTACACAGGTGATGGTGTGTTCCAAAAGGAAATACTCGACAGTATGCCTGCCATCAGCGAAACAGAGCACGTGCGTCATGTACGATTCAGCAGTCCATTGAAAATCATGATGGACGGAAAAAAACAAACTGGCGTGGTTCTGCTGCCGGAGGAGTAG